From one Acidobacteriota bacterium genomic stretch:
- a CDS encoding sigma-70 family RNA polymerase sigma factor — MNQNSLQITELLMSWSNGEEMALEQLMPVVYDELRRIARRLMRGQNSEHTYQTTDLIHEAYLKLVDNNEKQWQNRAHFFGVASRAMRHILVDYARAKQSQKRGGKARAVTLDETAVISNDVSGEIVALNAALENLGKLDGRKVQVVEMKFFGGLTTEEIAEVLKMSPETVKRDWRFARTWLRRELAG, encoded by the coding sequence ATGAACCAGAATTCACTTCAGATAACTGAACTTCTGATGAGTTGGAGCAATGGCGAAGAAATGGCGCTGGAGCAGTTGATGCCGGTGGTCTATGACGAACTTCGACGTATTGCCCGGCGGTTGATGCGCGGCCAAAATTCGGAACACACCTATCAAACGACCGACCTGATCCACGAGGCATATCTCAAACTCGTCGACAACAACGAAAAACAGTGGCAGAACCGTGCGCATTTCTTCGGCGTCGCGTCGCGCGCGATGCGGCACATACTTGTCGATTACGCGCGCGCCAAGCAAAGCCAGAAACGCGGCGGCAAAGCCCGCGCCGTGACGCTTGACGAAACCGCCGTCATCTCGAACGACGTATCGGGCGAGATCGTCGCGCTCAACGCGGCGCTCGAGAATCTCGGCAAGCTTGACGGACGCAAGGTCCAGGTCGTTGAGATGAAGTTCTTCGGCGGACTGACGACCGAAGAGATTGCCGAAGTCCTGAAGATGTCGCCCGAAACGGTCAAGCGCGACTGGCGTTTTGCCCGCACTTGGCTGCGGCGCGAACTCGCGGGCTAA
- a CDS encoding TonB-dependent receptor: MNKQGLMIVFALFLIVAPSVAQETRPDAVRDVTILVLAEGRPVAGANVTVRGTGIAATTDAAGRATLKDLADGPQVLEIVAENFKIYELALSFPLSDTAERRVELEPNEVEVIVTTTRTGREIESTPTRVEAIDAEEIDEKSSMRSANVSMILNESTGIKVQQTSATTFTQSIRIQGLDGRYTQLLKDGFPAFGGFSGSLSILDIVPLDLKQVEIIKGASSTFYGGGAIAGVVNFVSKEPTDDPVTNLILNQTSALGTDVSAFHTRRTAKLGMTLLGSFNYQREYDADGDDFTELPRTNSFSVNPRLFVYADNRTRLTMGNSTTIQSRKGGDLRAVQGQTAGRYLESHRSLRNITTFQFDRELSNGGRVVAKQSLAIFDREIDTPASRFAGRQLNSFTEVSYARPFGGHLLAFGFNAVYDDFREDRPESFKRNETRTTFGGFVQDTFDVTDRFSIEAGFRLDAVRDYGVFALPRVSLLYHLSDQFAVRATVGFGYKTPSVFTEDAETRLFINVLPVGNGLKAESSRGGTFDLNYRDSIGEKFTFSLNQMFFYTEIEDPLVLSPAANGVFRFSNSAGRVTTSGFETNLRASYGIAKLFAGYTYTNAKADYLAGDRVLPLTPKNKLNSALLFEKEEDFKAGLEAYFTGRQTLGDRSRTPSYWVVGIFGEKSFGKFSLFVNAENITDTRQSRFGQVVFPPFENPTFAEIYTHTEGRIFNGGIKLRF, from the coding sequence ATGAACAAGCAGGGTTTAATGATCGTTTTCGCATTGTTTTTGATCGTCGCCCCTTCAGTCGCTCAGGAAACCCGGCCGGATGCGGTTCGCGACGTGACGATTCTTGTGCTCGCCGAAGGAAGGCCGGTCGCCGGCGCAAACGTGACCGTTCGCGGCACCGGCATTGCCGCGACAACCGATGCCGCGGGCCGCGCGACGCTCAAGGATCTCGCCGACGGGCCACAGGTCTTAGAGATCGTCGCCGAGAACTTCAAGATCTACGAACTCGCACTGAGTTTTCCGTTGAGCGACACGGCCGAGCGACGGGTCGAACTCGAGCCCAACGAAGTCGAGGTTATCGTCACAACCACGCGGACCGGCCGTGAGATCGAAAGCACGCCGACCCGTGTTGAAGCGATCGACGCGGAAGAGATCGACGAAAAGAGTTCGATGCGTTCGGCGAATGTTTCAATGATCCTCAACGAGAGCACCGGGATCAAGGTGCAGCAAACCTCCGCGACGACGTTTACGCAAAGCATTCGGATTCAGGGTCTCGATGGGCGCTACACACAGCTCCTGAAGGATGGATTTCCGGCTTTCGGAGGATTTTCCGGCAGTCTGAGCATCCTCGACATCGTTCCGCTCGACCTCAAGCAAGTTGAGATTATCAAGGGCGCCTCATCGACGTTCTACGGCGGCGGCGCGATCGCCGGCGTCGTCAATTTCGTGAGCAAAGAACCCACCGATGATCCGGTTACAAACCTCATTCTCAATCAGACCTCGGCGCTCGGAACCGATGTCTCGGCCTTTCACACGCGCCGCACCGCAAAACTTGGAATGACGCTTCTTGGATCGTTCAACTATCAGCGTGAATACGACGCGGACGGCGACGATTTCACGGAACTTCCGCGAACCAATTCGTTCTCGGTCAACCCACGGCTTTTCGTCTACGCCGACAATCGGACGCGTTTGACGATGGGCAACTCGACGACCATCCAGTCCCGCAAGGGCGGCGATCTCCGCGCGGTGCAGGGTCAAACGGCTGGAAGATATCTTGAAAGCCACCGTTCGCTGCGGAACATCACGACCTTTCAGTTCGACCGGGAGCTCTCGAACGGCGGGCGCGTCGTCGCGAAACAAAGTCTGGCGATCTTCGACCGCGAGATCGACACGCCCGCCAGCCGATTTGCCGGGCGCCAGCTGAATTCGTTCACCGAGGTGTCCTATGCCCGGCCGTTCGGCGGACATCTTCTCGCCTTCGGCTTCAACGCCGTCTATGATGATTTTCGCGAAGACCGGCCGGAGTCCTTCAAACGCAACGAAACGCGTACGACTTTCGGTGGATTCGTCCAGGATACGTTCGACGTGACGGATCGTTTTTCGATCGAGGCCGGATTCAGGCTCGATGCCGTCCGCGATTACGGAGTATTCGCGCTGCCGCGCGTTTCGCTCCTCTATCACCTCTCCGATCAATTCGCGGTCCGTGCGACAGTCGGTTTCGGCTACAAAACGCCGAGCGTATTCACCGAGGACGCTGAAACGCGACTGTTTATAAATGTCTTGCCGGTCGGAAACGGCCTTAAGGCGGAATCGAGCAGGGGCGGAACGTTCGATCTGAATTATCGCGATTCGATCGGCGAGAAATTCACGTTCTCGCTCAATCAGATGTTCTTCTACACCGAGATCGAGGATCCGCTCGTGCTGTCGCCGGCCGCGAACGGTGTGTTTCGTTTTTCGAACTCGGCCGGGCGGGTCACGACGTCGGGCTTTGAAACGAATCTTCGCGCTTCGTACGGAATCGCAAAATTGTTCGCCGGTTACACTTACACAAACGCGAAGGCGGACTATCTTGCCGGCGACCGCGTTTTGCCGCTGACGCCGAAAAACAAGCTCAACTCCGCGCTGCTGTTTGAAAAGGAAGAAGATTTCAAGGCCGGTCTTGAGGCCTATTTCACCGGCCGTCAGACGTTGGGCGACCGTTCGCGAACGCCGTCGTATTGGGTCGTCGGGATCTTCGGCGAAAAATCGTTCGGGAAATTCAGCTTGTTTGTAAACGCCGAGAACATCACCGACACCCGCCAGAGCCGCTTCGGCCAGGTGGTTTTTCCGCCGTTTGAGAATCCGACATTCGCCGAGATCTACACGCATACCGAAGGAAGAATCTTCAACGGCGGGATAAAATTACGATTCTGA
- a CDS encoding BON domain-containing protein: MTGIIRYSIVLCILLMAGSLGVAAQKIDCTTQSDTDVVMAVYTKIKAKYPEATININVTASAGAVKLDGWVASKKTLDKIVALVKKIKCVKSVENLLTVGKTGGCGPGQKECGGTCISEKEPCNICLIESGAPGCLTSSPTKKQD; this comes from the coding sequence ATGACAGGAATCATCCGATATTCAATAGTGCTTTGCATTTTGCTGATGGCCGGAAGCCTCGGCGTCGCCGCGCAGAAGATCGACTGTACGACCCAGTCCGACACCGACGTCGTGATGGCCGTTTACACGAAGATCAAAGCAAAGTACCCCGAAGCGACGATCAACATCAACGTCACGGCCAGCGCGGGCGCGGTCAAGCTCGATGGTTGGGTCGCGTCAAAGAAAACGCTCGACAAGATCGTCGCGCTCGTCAAGAAGATCAAATGCGTCAAATCCGTCGAAAACCTTCTGACGGTCGGCAAGACCGGCGGCTGCGGTCCGGGACAAAAGGAATGCGGCGGAACCTGCATCAGCGAAAAAGAACCCTGCAACATCTGTCTGATCGAATCCGGGGCACCGGGATGCCTGACCAGTTCACCGACAAAGAAGCAAGACTGA
- a CDS encoding DoxX family protein, whose translation MNIVSWICRIVVAIILLQTLFFKFTGAEESKYIFTTLLGENEAAGRIGSGVVELIAAILIIYPGTVWLGALIALGTISGAIFSHLTKLGIVVKDDGGFLFILAIIVFLLSAVTLFIHRSAIPFIGAILAGNDGERT comes from the coding sequence ATGAACATTGTCAGTTGGATCTGCAGGATTGTCGTCGCGATTATCTTGCTTCAAACCCTGTTTTTCAAATTTACAGGCGCCGAGGAATCGAAATACATCTTCACGACGCTTTTGGGTGAAAATGAGGCCGCCGGGCGGATCGGCTCGGGCGTCGTCGAACTGATCGCGGCGATATTGATCATTTACCCCGGAACCGTCTGGCTCGGGGCCCTGATCGCGCTTGGGACGATCAGCGGCGCGATCTTCAGTCATCTGACGAAACTCGGGATCGTGGTCAAGGACGACGGCGGATTTCTTTTCATCCTCGCGATCATCGTGTTCTTGCTGAGCGCGGTGACGCTTTTCATACACCGTTCGGCAATCCCGTTCATCGGCGCGATCCTCGCCGGGAACGACGGTGAACGAACCTGA
- a CDS encoding imidazolonepropionase — protein sequence MIVDRIIRNAQLVTCASNGKPLKGGAMGDAGVIADGAVAVENGLIVAVGRSADILSRFETENEIDAGGNVVSPGFVECHTHIIFAGDRLNEFELKIKGADYLEILEAGGGILSTVRQTRAAEKPDLVDATRRRLDKMLALGVTTCEIKTGYGLDTETEFKMMEVWAELDSTHAIYLVPTFLAAHAIPKADFRIGDPDLSDAEIGERYTSLICLEMIPKLVEWRDQYAGGSIEKLAKPFFVDVFCERNAFDREQTKRILETAKASHFGIKAHVDEFTNLGGSRLCIELGATSIDHLDAISDPEIALLAASGTIGVVTPTVNFNFGSHEFAPARKLIDGGCAIALSTDYNPGSAPCPSLANAMAIGCRYQKILPAEAFTAATVNAAFAVGLGDRTGSLEPGKWADLLIFETKDYREVAYEFGGNLIASVYKRGKRVR from the coding sequence ATGATAGTGGATCGCATCATTCGCAATGCGCAGCTTGTGACCTGCGCCTCGAACGGAAAACCCCTCAAGGGCGGCGCGATGGGTGACGCCGGGGTGATCGCCGACGGCGCCGTGGCGGTGGAGAACGGGCTGATCGTCGCGGTCGGACGGTCAGCTGATATCCTTTCGCGATTTGAGACGGAAAACGAAATCGACGCCGGCGGCAATGTCGTTTCGCCGGGCTTTGTCGAATGCCACACGCACATCATTTTCGCCGGCGACCGCCTGAACGAGTTTGAGCTGAAGATCAAAGGCGCCGATTATCTCGAGATCCTCGAGGCCGGCGGCGGCATTCTTTCGACTGTCAGACAGACCCGCGCGGCAGAGAAACCGGATCTGGTCGACGCGACGCGGCGACGACTCGATAAGATGCTCGCGCTCGGCGTGACGACCTGCGAGATCAAGACCGGCTACGGGCTCGATACCGAAACCGAGTTCAAGATGATGGAAGTCTGGGCGGAACTTGATTCGACGCACGCGATCTACCTTGTTCCGACATTTCTCGCCGCGCACGCGATACCGAAGGCGGATTTCAGGATCGGCGATCCGGACCTGTCCGATGCCGAGATCGGAGAACGTTACACGTCGCTGATCTGCCTTGAGATGATCCCGAAACTGGTCGAATGGCGCGACCAATACGCCGGCGGATCGATCGAAAAACTTGCCAAACCTTTTTTCGTCGATGTTTTCTGTGAGCGAAACGCGTTTGACCGGGAACAGACAAAACGTATCCTCGAAACCGCCAAGGCGAGCCATTTCGGCATCAAGGCGCACGTCGACGAGTTTACCAATCTCGGCGGCAGCCGTTTGTGCATCGAACTCGGCGCGACCTCGATCGACCATCTCGATGCGATCTCGGACCCTGAGATCGCTCTTCTTGCGGCATCCGGGACGATCGGCGTCGTCACGCCGACGGTGAATTTCAACTTCGGCTCGCACGAATTCGCGCCGGCGCGCAAACTCATCGACGGCGGTTGCGCGATCGCGCTTTCGACCGATTACAACCCCGGCAGCGCGCCGTGCCCGAGTTTGGCGAACGCGATGGCGATCGGCTGCCGATATCAAAAGATCCTGCCGGCCGAGGCGTTCACGGCGGCGACGGTCAACGCCGCATTTGCCGTCGGATTGGGCGATAGGACCGGCTCGCTCGAACCCGGGAAATGGGCCGATCTCCTGATCTTCGAAACAAAGGACTATCGCGAGGTCGCATACGAATTCGGCGGAAATCTGATCGCGAGCGTATACAAACGCGGAAAACGCGTGCGTTGA
- the hutH gene encoding histidine ammonia-lyase: protein MTSITLDGESLTFEQVVAVAYGIPGAPRIELADSAKEKVDRASSAVDKLLARGEVAYGITTGFGALKDKIIPLDQVETLQRNIVLSHAVGVGDAFDTPTTRAIMLIRANTLARGFSGIRLETLELVLALLNMGVHPVIPEKGSLGASGDLAPLAHFAAVLIGEGEAEFGGNVVSAREALESAELKPVVLKAKEGLALTNGTTVMTAVGVVQTHRAQRLADLAEVAGCLSLEALNGTDAAFDARIHNLRPHPRQIRCAENLRRILAGSEFVRAKDPKNIQDAYTLRCMPQVYGAVRDAIDYVEWVMSNELNAVTDNPLIFFDDAGEPEIVSGGNFHGEPLALSMDYLALALTEIGNMCERRIMRLVDSDSNGHVLPPFLTRNSGLNSGFMLVQYTAAALASENKVLAHPASADTIPSSANVEDHVSMGVTSALKLRDVAENLEEILSLEFFCAAQGIDFRREVLGRDRKLGAGTAAVYERIRESVPFIESDTLMYPHIAAVRSILGELWKKSE, encoded by the coding sequence ATGACTTCGATAACTCTTGATGGCGAAAGCCTGACATTCGAACAGGTCGTCGCCGTCGCCTACGGCATTCCCGGGGCGCCGCGCATCGAACTCGCGGATTCGGCGAAAGAGAAGGTCGACCGCGCGTCCTCGGCGGTCGACAAACTTCTCGCGCGCGGCGAGGTCGCGTACGGGATCACGACGGGCTTCGGCGCCCTCAAGGACAAGATCATTCCGCTCGATCAGGTCGAAACCCTTCAGCGCAACATCGTGCTCAGCCACGCCGTCGGAGTCGGTGACGCGTTCGATACGCCGACGACGCGCGCGATAATGCTCATTCGCGCAAACACGCTGGCGCGCGGTTTTTCGGGAATCAGGCTCGAAACGCTCGAACTCGTGCTCGCCCTTCTAAATATGGGTGTCCACCCTGTGATTCCGGAGAAAGGATCGCTCGGCGCCTCGGGCGATCTCGCGCCGCTGGCGCATTTCGCAGCCGTTCTGATCGGCGAGGGCGAAGCGGAGTTCGGCGGAAATGTTGTTTCCGCACGAGAGGCGCTCGAGTCTGCCGAACTCAAACCGGTCGTGCTCAAGGCAAAGGAAGGACTCGCGTTGACGAACGGCACGACGGTGATGACCGCCGTCGGCGTCGTTCAGACGCATCGCGCCCAACGGCTGGCCGATCTCGCAGAAGTCGCCGGTTGCCTTTCGCTCGAGGCGCTCAATGGGACCGACGCCGCGTTCGATGCCCGAATTCACAACCTCCGGCCGCATCCGCGCCAGATCCGTTGCGCGGAAAATTTGCGCCGGATTCTTGCCGGAAGCGAGTTCGTCCGCGCCAAAGACCCGAAAAATATTCAGGACGCCTACACGCTGCGATGTATGCCGCAGGTTTACGGCGCGGTCCGCGACGCGATCGACTATGTCGAATGGGTGATGAGCAACGAACTTAACGCCGTCACCGACAATCCTCTGATCTTTTTCGACGACGCGGGCGAACCGGAGATCGTCTCCGGCGGCAACTTCCACGGCGAGCCGCTTGCGCTCTCGATGGATTATCTCGCGCTCGCGCTGACCGAGATCGGCAATATGTGCGAGCGCCGGATAATGCGCCTCGTCGATTCCGATTCGAACGGGCACGTTCTGCCGCCGTTCCTGACGCGCAACAGCGGACTGAATTCGGGATTTATGCTGGTTCAATACACCGCCGCGGCGCTCGCCAGCGAAAACAAGGTTCTCGCGCATCCGGCGAGCGCCGACACGATCCCTTCGTCGGCGAACGTCGAGGATCACGTCTCGATGGGCGTCACATCCGCGCTGAAACTTCGCGACGTCGCAGAGAATCTTGAAGAGATCTTGTCGCTCGAATTTTTCTGCGCCGCGCAAGGCATCGATTTCAGGCGCGAAGTGCTTGGCAGGGACAGGAAACTCGGCGCCGGAACCGCGGCGGTCTATGAAAGGATCAGGGAATCTGTGCCGTTCATCGAGTCAGACACGCTGATGTATCCCCATATCGCTGCGGTTCGGTCGATTCTCGGAGAACTCTGGAAAAAGTCGGAATAG
- a CDS encoding serine/threonine-protein kinase has protein sequence MDVERLQNIEEIFHAAADLEPDEREAFLDARCGGDADLRREVVSLLAADSGVDSLIDSSPKSLVRDAFSAQAAESDDAESVIGSEIDQYRIVSLIGEGGMGKVYLARDGQLERNVAVKFLSERFASDRLRRERFFREAKSASALNHPNILTVHEIGEFRNTFFIVTEFVRGETLKDRLKSETPPIGTAIDIATQIASALAAAHEAGIVHRDIKPDNVMIREDRLVKVLDFGIAKLDPAIAGATDSEAETRVEAATTPGMIIGTPQYMSPEQARGQRVDARSDIFSFGVVLFEMLTGKAPFKGTTNIDTIGSILKDEPEAISTLVPEVSRDLERIVEKALRKDRDQRYQHIKDVMIDLGDVRKTLETEGSVRPGTLVEVPRVTSDELRAPASRKLMFALLAAIVIASVAFGVYWFRPRNSVAVSDLRTVEVANWSSTPGEIYSVGSLSPDAKTLAFSSSRNGSMNIWVKQTATGEAVQITKDDANNKSPVWSPNGEELAFFATKDGQPAIWRIPKLGGSPKQIAELTDRATQIRLWSDSEVIYFEASGELFSARADSGVIEKLTDFASRGIKPRSVHIARDGKTIAYTTSEDKKSVIWSTNVSGRSPTRIFESENQIKNLAWHADSDRLFFSSTVDGTFQIFVTDTSGAKPTQLTNAENDCLVLDASGDGTKVLFGTAKEESDVWSVSLNDKKESGIANNIDSELWPDVSPDGRSVAYQSIKNLSQGNKIFDGSLFVRAIDGPQAETRIVEKGFLPKFSPDGKLIAFLVLDGDKISLETIKASGGERKRIATGVTTISYSVLPYNRVQASDFSWSPDGRWLAYISDEGGGSLRIASADGSQQKVIAPAGEGIFLFSPIWSSDGKRIAYTSRTSNMEGRPTLGLLIANVEDVSAEPKVTDPIWTGNSFIRLVGWTAGDKELIIASVARGALNASATGVALSQIESSTGNLTETVNLEETYLHNIHLSNDRKTIAFSAHRDGRDNIWTMAATGGEAKQVTGNNDSRLYFSSLAWAPDGTRIYFGRQSRFSLLSMLTNFK, from the coding sequence ATGGACGTCGAGAGACTGCAAAACATCGAAGAGATCTTTCACGCCGCGGCCGATCTCGAGCCCGACGAGCGCGAAGCGTTTCTGGACGCACGCTGCGGCGGCGACGCGGATTTGCGGCGGGAAGTCGTTTCCCTGCTTGCCGCCGATTCAGGTGTGGACAGCCTCATCGACAGTTCGCCCAAGTCCCTTGTCCGCGACGCTTTTTCGGCGCAGGCCGCCGAGTCGGACGACGCGGAAAGCGTTATCGGCTCCGAGATCGACCAATACCGGATAGTTTCGCTGATCGGAGAAGGCGGAATGGGCAAGGTCTATCTTGCCCGCGACGGGCAACTTGAGCGCAATGTCGCGGTGAAGTTTCTTTCCGAGCGATTCGCGAGCGACCGTCTGCGTCGCGAACGTTTCTTTCGCGAGGCAAAATCGGCTTCGGCGCTCAATCATCCGAACATTCTGACGGTCCACGAGATCGGGGAGTTTCGGAACACATTCTTCATCGTCACCGAATTCGTCCGCGGAGAGACGTTGAAGGACCGTCTGAAAAGCGAAACTCCTCCAATCGGAACCGCGATCGACATCGCGACCCAGATCGCATCGGCTCTAGCCGCCGCGCACGAGGCGGGAATCGTCCATCGCGACATCAAGCCCGACAACGTGATGATTCGCGAGGATCGGCTCGTCAAGGTACTCGATTTCGGAATCGCGAAACTCGACCCGGCAATCGCCGGAGCGACCGACAGCGAGGCCGAGACGCGCGTTGAGGCGGCGACGACTCCGGGAATGATCATCGGCACGCCGCAGTATATGTCGCCGGAACAGGCGCGGGGACAGAGAGTCGACGCCCGAAGCGACATTTTCAGTTTTGGGGTCGTGCTCTTTGAGATGCTCACCGGCAAGGCGCCGTTCAAAGGAACGACGAACATCGACACCATCGGTTCGATCCTCAAAGACGAGCCCGAAGCAATTTCGACTCTTGTGCCCGAAGTGTCGCGGGATCTTGAGCGGATCGTCGAGAAAGCCTTGCGCAAGGACCGTGACCAACGCTACCAACATATCAAGGATGTAATGATCGACCTCGGCGACGTGCGCAAGACGCTCGAGACCGAAGGTTCCGTGCGTCCGGGAACGCTCGTCGAAGTTCCCCGCGTGACGAGCGACGAATTGCGCGCGCCGGCGTCCCGCAAGCTGATGTTCGCCCTGCTTGCGGCGATCGTGATCGCCTCTGTCGCATTCGGCGTCTACTGGTTCCGCCCGCGAAATTCGGTTGCCGTCTCGGATCTGAGAACGGTCGAGGTCGCGAACTGGTCGAGCACGCCGGGCGAGATCTACAGCGTCGGATCTTTGTCTCCGGACGCGAAGACGCTTGCCTTCTCGTCGAGCCGCAACGGTTCGATGAACATCTGGGTCAAACAGACCGCGACCGGAGAAGCTGTTCAGATCACAAAGGACGATGCCAATAACAAAAGCCCGGTCTGGTCGCCGAACGGCGAGGAACTGGCGTTCTTTGCGACCAAAGACGGTCAGCCGGCGATCTGGCGGATTCCGAAACTTGGCGGGTCGCCGAAGCAGATCGCGGAATTGACTGACCGCGCGACGCAAATTCGCCTCTGGTCGGATTCCGAAGTGATCTACTTCGAAGCGTCGGGCGAACTTTTTTCGGCACGGGCCGATTCCGGAGTGATCGAAAAGCTGACTGATTTTGCCTCGCGCGGAATCAAACCGCGTTCGGTTCACATCGCGCGCGACGGGAAAACCATCGCCTACACGACAAGCGAAGATAAAAAGAGCGTCATCTGGTCGACCAACGTGAGCGGTCGTTCGCCGACCAGGATCTTCGAGTCCGAAAACCAGATCAAAAACCTCGCGTGGCACGCCGACAGCGATCGCTTGTTCTTCAGTTCGACGGTGGACGGGACGTTTCAGATCTTTGTGACCGATACTTCCGGTGCCAAGCCGACGCAATTGACCAACGCCGAAAACGATTGTCTCGTGCTCGACGCCTCCGGCGATGGGACGAAGGTCCTCTTCGGAACGGCGAAGGAAGAATCCGACGTTTGGAGCGTCAGCCTCAACGACAAGAAAGAATCCGGAATCGCGAACAACATCGATTCAGAGCTCTGGCCGGATGTTTCGCCGGACGGAAGGTCGGTTGCCTACCAGTCGATCAAGAACCTCAGCCAGGGCAACAAGATCTTTGACGGGAGCCTCTTCGTCCGCGCGATCGATGGACCGCAGGCCGAAACCCGGATCGTCGAGAAGGGCTTTTTGCCCAAGTTCTCACCCGACGGAAAACTGATCGCCTTCCTCGTGCTTGACGGAGACAAGATCAGTCTCGAGACGATCAAGGCGTCGGGCGGCGAGCGAAAACGGATCGCGACCGGCGTGACGACCATCAGCTATTCGGTTTTGCCCTACAACCGCGTTCAGGCTTCCGATTTCAGCTGGTCTCCCGACGGGCGTTGGCTCGCGTACATATCGGATGAAGGCGGTGGCAGTCTGCGGATCGCAAGCGCCGACGGTTCGCAGCAGAAGGTGATCGCGCCGGCGGGCGAAGGCATATTTCTCTTCTCGCCCATTTGGTCGTCGGACGGCAAACGTATCGCGTACACGTCGAGGACCAGCAATATGGAAGGCCGGCCGACCCTCGGTCTCTTGATCGCGAACGTCGAAGACGTATCGGCGGAACCTAAAGTGACTGACCCGATCTGGACCGGAAATTCGTTTATCAGGTTGGTGGGATGGACGGCCGGGGACAAGGAATTGATCATCGCCTCGGTCGCGCGCGGCGCGCTAAACGCTTCAGCGACAGGAGTTGCGCTTTCACAGATCGAATCGTCAACCGGAAATCTCACCGAGACCGTCAATCTGGAGGAGACATATTTGCACAATATCCATCTTTCGAACGACCGCAAAACGATCGCGTTCAGCGCTCACCGTGACGGCCGCGACAATATTTGGACAATGGCGGCGACCGGTGGCGAGGCGAAACAAGTGACCGGGAACAATGACTCGCGGCTCTATTTTTCGAGCCTCGCGTGGGCGCCCGACGGAACAAGAATCTACTTCGGAAGACAATCGCGATTCAGCCTGCTTTCGATGTTGACCAATTTCAAGTAA